From Neobacillus sp. PS2-9, the proteins below share one genomic window:
- a CDS encoding VCBS repeat-containing protein has product MKKEMLLAMVACFFISLTAITGVYAIEKSKETVTLYKEEMDITGDGKNDVILLKGVPYNEEDSFLKRIYLEVAASNEKTYTLSLESGSKASVQLIDLNNDGVKDLFTSVLSKENEGTVVNFLYSLKDFEVTKLAVPEPLEMESHFLNNYKAVIRLAQTGKSYLFDLKDRKNYYRKMGVYYKGKLNEPTELTVNTFNSLNPVTLEGEIKGLKGIQRVTGIANGDTIALVESTWIFDKGHWRLLFSDVKKNQPN; this is encoded by the coding sequence ATGAAAAAAGAGATGCTACTTGCTATGGTTGCGTGTTTTTTTATATCTTTAACTGCCATTACCGGAGTTTACGCAATCGAAAAAAGCAAAGAAACAGTAACGTTATACAAAGAGGAAATGGATATTACCGGAGATGGAAAAAATGATGTTATTTTGTTAAAGGGAGTTCCCTATAACGAAGAGGATTCTTTTTTAAAAAGAATTTATCTTGAAGTGGCCGCTTCCAATGAGAAAACATATACCCTTTCATTAGAAAGTGGTTCTAAAGCTTCCGTTCAGCTCATCGACCTAAACAATGATGGTGTAAAAGACTTATTTACGAGTGTGTTATCAAAAGAAAATGAAGGAACCGTGGTCAACTTCCTTTACTCTTTAAAAGACTTTGAAGTCACCAAATTAGCAGTACCTGAACCACTCGAGATGGAGAGTCACTTTTTAAATAATTATAAGGCAGTGATCCGATTAGCCCAAACTGGAAAGTCTTATTTATTCGATCTAAAAGATCGAAAGAATTATTATAGGAAAATGGGCGTCTATTATAAAGGAAAATTAAATGAACCAACCGAATTAACCGTCAATACATTTAATAGTCTGAATCCAGTTACACTTGAAGGAGAGATAAAGGGGCTAAAAGGAATACAACGCGTAACTGGTATTGCAAATGGTGACACAATTGCATTGGTTGAATCTACTTGGATATTTGACAAGGGTCATTGGAGATTGCTTTTTAGCGATGTAAAGAAGAACCAGCCAAATTAA
- the parC gene encoding DNA topoisomerase IV subunit A: MSATEKFRDLPLEDVLGDRFGRYSKYIIQERALPDARDGLKPVQRRILYAMHVEGNTFDKGFRKSAKTVGNVIGNYHPHGDSSVYEAMVRMSQDWKVRNVLVQMHGNNGSVDGDPPAAMRYTEARLSAIAAELLRDIEKQTVEFIPNFDDTSKEPTVLPAMFPNLLVNGSTGISAGYATDIPPHHLGEIIDGVIMRMEQPDVSVDELMTIVKGPDFPTGGIIQGIDGIKKAYETGKGKIIVRGKAEIEEVRGGKQQIVITEIPYEINKANLVKKMDEFRLDRKVEGMSEVRDETDRTGMRIVIELKKDADAEGVLNYLYKNSDLQVTYNFNMVAIHKKRPKLMGLRELLDAYIEHQKEVVTKRTQFELNKAKERQHIVEGLMKALSILDEVIATIRSSKDKRDAKDNLIAKYAFTELQAEAIVSLQLYRLTNTDITALRQEAEELAKKIEELTSILASEKKLFSVIKKELKDVKKRFADERRSKIEAEIEELKINLEVTVPSEDVIVTVTKEGYVKRTSQRSYAASNGQDLAMKDSDRLFAQLDMNTKDVLLLFTNKGNYLFCPVHELPDIRWKDLGQHVANIIPIERDEEIIKALPIKDFETEAFIVFVTKNGMVKKTELKAYKAQRYSKPLVAVNLKDDDQVIDVHLTDGTKEVFMITNFGYALWFHEEEISIVGQRAAGVKGINLKDGDFVVGGKLITPDSKESIVIATQRGSVKRMKLKEFEKSSRAKRGVIILRELKSNPHRVIGFVVGNDLDLIFIQTEKGYIETFKAEDIRFSDRYSNGSFILDEGDNGKVSNVWKEEATQNPSE; the protein is encoded by the coding sequence AGAAGATGTACTTGGCGATCGTTTTGGTAGATATAGTAAATATATAATTCAGGAGCGTGCCCTGCCAGATGCCAGGGACGGTCTAAAGCCCGTACAACGAAGAATTCTTTATGCTATGCACGTGGAAGGAAATACATTCGATAAGGGCTTTCGTAAATCAGCAAAAACAGTCGGTAACGTAATTGGTAACTACCATCCGCATGGTGATTCTTCCGTGTATGAAGCAATGGTCCGGATGAGTCAGGACTGGAAGGTTAGAAACGTTCTTGTCCAAATGCATGGAAATAACGGTAGTGTAGACGGTGACCCGCCTGCTGCAATGCGTTACACAGAAGCTCGCCTCTCGGCTATTGCTGCTGAACTGTTACGTGATATAGAGAAGCAAACTGTAGAATTTATTCCCAACTTTGATGATACTTCAAAGGAACCAACTGTTTTACCTGCGATGTTTCCAAACCTCCTTGTTAACGGGTCTACCGGGATCTCTGCAGGATATGCAACGGATATTCCACCGCACCATCTTGGGGAAATCATTGATGGGGTAATCATGAGAATGGAACAACCTGATGTTTCAGTCGATGAGCTCATGACGATTGTCAAAGGCCCCGACTTTCCAACGGGTGGGATTATTCAAGGAATAGATGGGATTAAAAAAGCCTATGAAACTGGTAAAGGCAAAATTATCGTTCGAGGAAAGGCCGAAATTGAGGAAGTTCGCGGTGGTAAGCAGCAAATTGTGATCACTGAAATTCCTTACGAGATCAATAAGGCTAACCTTGTCAAAAAAATGGATGAATTCCGCCTTGATCGGAAAGTCGAAGGAATGTCTGAGGTTCGGGATGAGACAGACCGTACAGGCATGCGAATCGTTATTGAATTGAAAAAAGATGCCGATGCAGAAGGTGTTTTAAACTATTTATATAAAAATAGTGATCTTCAAGTAACCTACAACTTTAATATGGTTGCTATTCATAAAAAACGACCAAAATTAATGGGTCTTCGAGAGCTACTAGATGCTTATATCGAACATCAAAAAGAAGTGGTTACAAAAAGAACCCAATTTGAACTAAACAAGGCAAAGGAACGCCAGCACATCGTTGAAGGATTAATGAAGGCATTATCCATCCTTGATGAGGTTATTGCAACGATCCGTTCATCGAAGGATAAACGCGATGCTAAGGACAATTTAATTGCGAAATATGCGTTTACCGAGCTACAGGCAGAAGCTATCGTTTCTTTACAGCTTTATCGCTTAACAAATACAGATATTACTGCTTTAAGACAGGAAGCAGAAGAATTGGCCAAGAAAATCGAAGAGCTTACTAGCATCTTAGCAAGTGAGAAAAAGCTTTTCTCTGTCATTAAAAAAGAGTTAAAAGATGTAAAAAAGCGCTTTGCTGATGAACGACGCTCCAAAATTGAAGCGGAAATCGAAGAATTGAAAATAAATCTAGAAGTAACTGTACCAAGTGAAGATGTTATTGTTACCGTCACAAAGGAAGGGTATGTAAAGCGGACAAGTCAGCGTTCGTACGCCGCTTCCAATGGACAAGATTTAGCAATGAAGGATTCCGACCGATTATTTGCACAGCTCGACATGAATACAAAGGATGTCCTTCTCCTCTTCACGAACAAGGGGAATTACTTATTCTGCCCTGTTCATGAACTGCCTGATATCCGCTGGAAGGATCTTGGACAGCATGTGGCCAATATTATTCCAATTGAACGTGACGAGGAAATTATCAAAGCCCTTCCGATTAAGGATTTTGAAACGGAAGCCTTCATAGTGTTTGTTACCAAAAACGGAATGGTAAAGAAAACTGAGCTTAAAGCATATAAAGCACAGCGATATTCCAAGCCGCTTGTTGCTGTAAATCTTAAAGATGATGACCAAGTGATTGACGTTCACTTAACCGATGGAACGAAAGAAGTATTCATGATTACCAATTTCGGGTATGCCCTATGGTTCCATGAGGAAGAAATTAGTATTGTTGGTCAACGGGCAGCTGGAGTAAAAGGCATCAATTTAAAGGATGGCGACTTTGTTGTTGGCGGTAAACTGATTACTCCTGACAGCAAGGAAAGCATTGTCATTGCAACGCAGCGTGGCTCTGTAAAGAGGATGAAATTAAAAGAGTTTGAAAAATCTTCTCGTGCTAAACGTGGTGTAATCATTTTAAGAGAGCTTAAATCGAACCCACATCGAGTCATTGGCTTCGTTGTAGGTAATGACCTGGACCTTATTTTTATTCAAACAGAAAAAGGCTATATAGAAACCTTTAAAGCCGAAGATATTCGTTTTAGTGACCGTTACTCAAACGGTTCGTTTATCCTTGATGAGGGTGACAACGGTAAGGTTAGTAACGTTTGGAAAGAGGAAGCTACTCAAAATCCAAGTGAATAA